A portion of the Gigantopelta aegis isolate Gae_Host chromosome 10, Gae_host_genome, whole genome shotgun sequence genome contains these proteins:
- the LOC121383672 gene encoding protein ALP1-like — MGALDGKHIRIRCPSNAGSLYYNYKGYHSIVLMALVDADYKFLWVSCGANGFVSDAQLWNQCELKKAIEDKQIGFPDAEPLPGDDQDTPYFLVGDDAFAPKTWMMKPFLRRNMANDERIFNYRLSRARRVTENAFGILANRFMCLLTTLRQKPDTVVAMVMACCSLHNIMRLRYKMFQNVMVDQENEDHQVVPGAWRDDVQLDDLEALGPGNLATNEAKKQRLYLKQYYNSPVGAVPWQKYMI; from the coding sequence ATGGGTGCACTCGACGGCAAGCACATCCGCATCCGGTGTCCATCCAATGCAGGTTCGTTGTACTACAACTACAAAGGCTATCACTCCATTGTGCTCATGGCATTGGTTGACGCAGACTACAAGTTCTTGTGGGTCAGCTGTGGTGCCAACGGCTTTGTGTCGGATGCCCAACTGTGGAACCAATGCGAACTGAAGAAGGCCATTGAAGACAAGCAGATCGGCTTCCCAGATGCAGAGCCTCTTCCTGGAGATGACCAAGACACGCCATACTTCCTCGTCGGCGATGATGCGTTTGCTCCGAAGACCTGGATGATGAAACCCTTCTTGCGTAGAAACATGGCAAATGATGAGCGCATCTTCAACTACCGTCTTTCGAGGGCGAGAAGAGTCACTGAAAATGCCTTCGGCATCCTCGCCAACCGGTTCATGTGTTTGCTCACTACTCTCCGACAGAAGCCCGACACAGTGGTTGCTATGGTGATGGCCTGCTGCAGCCTCCACAACATCATGCGGCTGCGCTACAAGATGTTCCAAAACGTGATGGTCGACCAGGAAAACGAGGACCACCAAGTGGTCCCTGGCGCCTGGCGGGACGATGTCCAGCTTGACGACCTGGAGGCCCTGGGGCCTGGAAACCTTGCCACGAATGAAGCAAAGAAACAGCGACTCTACCTGAAGCAATATTACAATAGCCCAGTCGGTGCGGTGCCATGGCAGAAGTACATGATCTAA